atcactgctgttataatggaaagggactccccttataaacactaccaccaccactcctccccccccccctgtcttcactatcttccatatgccaacaagcatcctcaataaaggtaagatatactTGTACATACTGTGGAACAAAATATAAATGGTGGTAttgtatgtataaaatgtattttttaagttaatatttttgggggtgtggaatggattaattcaatttacattacagTACAGAATTTCTTGTGAAAATTAGTTTCGGTTTCGAacggtctctgggaacggattaaattaaaAAACGAAGATACCACTGTATATAATACATAGTATTCAACGAAGCAATTACTGTAGTACAAAAACAATCTTCAGGCTGAAAAATTATCTACTCATGAACAACCTAGAAATATATTTTACTCTAACATTATGCTAAATCAAATTTAAAGCTCACAAGAAATTAAGGAAAACTTTGCAATACagtacctaaaaaaaaaataaagattcttgagaaatatattaattttatgtgCAGTCTATATCATCATTTCCCATTTCTTCTTTCTCTATCATTTTGCTAATGATGACACACCGGGGCATTGGACACTGACACGGCACCGGATGTTCTTCAGTCTCTGGATCCAACATTTCAACAGTCATGGTATAATGACGCACATTACTATCACTCTGGGCCAAAGTAAGCTTCCAGCCAACAATTTCATCCTTTTCTACTTGATTATCAAGGCTGGATTGACTTATTTCATCACTAGTTTCATCTGACATATTTTGTGTTCTACCACCATTCTCAGCTTCAGTGGAGTCACTTTCCTGCTGAGTATCTGCAGCAGTATTGTGCTTCTCTTTACTATCACAATCAGATGAATTTGCTGTCTTCTCAGTGCCAGAATTCAAATCTTCATTGCAATCTATGTCTTCTAGACATGTCAATTCCATTCGCTGATCAGTTTGCTCTGCACCATACCCAAGAACAACAACTGTTTGTTTCCAGTGTGTAGCAGGACTGAATGGAGAGGTTGAGAGAGTTGTCAACGTTCCAAATCCTTTTCCATCTTCATCATAATCAATTCCATCAAAGTCGCATTCAAACCAGAGACAAAGTCCTTGATAACTTCCAGGTTTAGTAATGGCTACAAAGGTTGTCTCGGTAAAGAGTTTCACTTCTTGTTCAGATACCCATCTTAGGTTAAACTTTTTAACACAGACTGGTTCTGCTAGCAAGTCAGATTCTGGAATATGACACACTTCTGGCTTTGTTATTTTTGACTTTAGGGCATATTTTTTCACAGCCGACATATTAAATCCATAAACACTGTCCCAAAACATTATTTGTTCATTGTACAAGGACATTAACGAACATGGGCAAGCATATATTCTTGCTTCTGATGGAAAGACTGTCCCATCATCGGCGAGAAAGTTATCTCTAGCCCATATTACAGAATTTAACATAGATTCATGTAACAAATAAAAGCCCATCCATTCAGAAACAATAACATCCACTTTTTCATTTTCTGGTAGAGAGAGGTCTTCTACTTTACCATTATAAACTTTAATAACATCTCCAAAGCCATTGTCTTCAGCCACTTTCTGAATTACTTTACCTATACCACTAGCTTCTACAGCATATACTTTCTTGGCTCCAGCAGCAGCCATGAACAGTGACAAAATACCTGAAATTTTTTAAAATTGTGAGTGGCAAGCATTACAAATACATATCACAATTGCAAATTACTGTATCTAGCAAATGTTGCACAAAGTTGGCATTATTGGTTACACCTACCATACTCTACAGTAAAACTTTCCAATTAAGGTCACTAATAGGACCATGACCAAGAGCTATTAATGGTTgacatgaaaatttaatttgaacCAATAAAAATTCAACACAAGAACCATTCAAAACGAGCATAGACAAAAATCAAAGCCAAAGAATATGaaattttgttatttttatgAGCACcttatattcaattattaaataataattcattgtaaaGGGGGGACAGACAGCCAGTGTGTTTGTTGAAGAGACATGTTGGAGAGAATCTCGATGTAAGCCTAAGTTGAaccactgaccctccccaggatgcaatcccacaAGAAGCTGACTATCGCCTATGTATGCCtgtttaccgctaggtgaacaggtgcattaagtGATAAGAAACATGAACAACcatttaatttaatttacaaaCACTGCTCATGGTTCCCTCCCTACAAAAGTTTTATAATAGTTAAACAAAATCTGCCACCAGGAGGCTTCATGGCTTAATAACAGTAGGACCTTTCCAGGCACCAAAACCACAATCTAAGTCTTAAAAATTTCAAATAAATATGCAAGGAGCATTTTCAACATACCACAAACATGGAAATAAAAATGTCTTATAAAAACTTTAAAAGGTGTCCCTACTGGGAAGACCTACCAGGTAATTATTTTCAAACTATATCTAGATCTACAAATAGACTACTTTTTGTAAAATATACATGGAATGTGTTCTCACCTGTGCCTGCTCCCACATCCATAACAATTTTGCCACTGAACAGgtgcttgttggtggtgatagCATCAGCATATGCTTTGGTGCGGGGCGAATCACTCACCATTAATCTGTGGATCTGTAAAGAGCAATCTATAGAAACAGTTTAGCAAACTCATTCCTGTGCTAATGTAATACAGTAGTCCTATATCCTGTTGGATATAATTACCTGATTTACCTGGTTAATCAATTTGAATTAATTTGAGGTGACTAGATTTAAACTATTATATGCAAAGACATATAGTATATAAAATTATGTATTGAAAGACATAAAATAAAGGAGCTTGGAGGCACAGCAGTGTCCTGGGTGGATCTTGGCTGTTGGTTCAAGGAGCTTGCTCAGAAAGCTCAAGTCCAAATTTAAATTTGGACTCGAATCCTCACTATAACATCTGCTCTTCCTTCCATTACTAACCTCAGCATCTTCATAGCTAGTAAAGTACTCCTCCTGGCCTTCATTATCCACCTGTAACAATGGAACTGCCACACCATTCCCACCACCATCTTCAACAACCTCTGGCGCCATAATTATGTCACGTGGATCTGTGTCGAGCATTTCTGAGCAGATTTTatctacaaaaaaaaataaaaattaaataaatataaattaaatattaggaataaaagctACATACATATAGCTATTTTTTTAATGTATTAGGTTTGAATGGTTTTTGTGGATTAAGAGTGTTTTAGAAAATGTGAAAGTTATCCCAAAACATTTATAGTCTAAGATAAcctctgtacagtactgtatttggctTGTAAACTGTAAAACCACTAGAATATTTATGACAAACATCTGGAGTTGTGCATTATAATTAACAGATAATTTGTCCAAATACTAACATTACAATCACCCTGTTGCCACTTATGCGAATACGAAAACTAAGTATAGTACCTGGACATGTATCTcctaatcaattggaaatgctatCAGCTCATGTCATACACACCATGAAACTTTGTACATTAATATCATACCTGGATAACCAGTGGATACCAATGAATGAGCAGATACCAGCTGAATGAGATACCAGTGTCCGGACACTCCCCCCAGGGTGTCCGGacactgctgccccccccccacccggggtGTCTGGACACTGGCCACCCCCAggggtgtccggacactggcacCCCGGGTGTCCTGATAATGAGCACAACACTTATCTGGCAAAAAAAActacatactgtacagtattgtatttCAGTTGATATTTAAAAATTACAGTGCTAGAATTACATCTATGAATATGATTGGTGTTATTTTATATACAAATGTTTCCTCTTGCATTTGTCAATTATAATTACTCATGAAAACACATTACCTTCTGTGATTCCATGACCGTACTAGTATTATATCTATTTTTACATCAGATTCAAACAATTTAGAGATACAAAAATATAACGAGTGATACTGCCCTATTAATATCTCGTACAAACCACTGGAAATAGATACTGcctaactaaatgtgatgttaccCCATCCTTATATAATACAATTCTCCAATTTGCATAGAACAAACTTCCTGAAAAACACCTTTTTACACTTTTCACCACATCTCAGCCACAAATACAGTGAATGACAAAAGTGCAGACTGCTTGGGAACCATATCGATGTaaggagaaaaaaataactaCAAAATTAACCATGACAAAATAAATTTTTAGTTTGAAGCGACAAACTACAAAATTATGCGAGAAATAGTTTCCAATTGTTGGGAACGTGAAATCTGTTCGGTTTGTCAAGGCTCTCCTCAAGAGGCTcactacactgcaccaccacaTCTAATACATTGtaaagttggggggggggggtgcctcctagTTTTTATGTGTccttataataaaataaaaaataaggtGGGGAGTGGTGAATGAGGCATTTGGCAGTGAACTATGATCACTGAATTTTGTAAATTTGCCAAAATTGGTATCATTTATCCAAATAAAACAGCATCCCCCTTAGGCCAGGATCCACACCCGCGATGTTAGGTAAGGTTTTATATTTTAGACATCTCCCAAATCCTGCCTGCGTGAAGGTTCATTCCTTCCATTACTGGAAACGGAACTTCACATGTTCAACCTGACCTAATACACAGCTTGCAATAGAGCAACATTGGTTGTTGCTGTTAACAGgggtttagtttagtttatttattatgcaccccatacccatcttgtgggcggtagtggaaagggttacacagAGGGTCATGCAATTCACTGCCGATTGTCACATTAGGAAGCATAGTTCATTTATTAAGTACCCATACTCAACCTGTGGGCGGTAGAAAGAAAGGTAATAGATAATGGGTTCAGAACCTGAATTACAATATATTCGCTTAACATTGCAAGTTTAAATTTTGCAAGGAAATGAAATAAATTTGGTAACAGACCAATGACCACTTTTCCAGGACTCTAAAAGTGCTACACACATATTAAAGTCGCTACACAGCTTACTAGTTGCTTAACCAGTACCTCTTACACAAGAGATTCTCCTCCCAGAAAACAGTACTACTGTAATTAGACTTATATGTAGAAGTCTGGCCACCGCCGGCGTCCAAGTGCGATAAGGCTTAACATGATGACTCTCAAACTGTCCAATATGGGACCCTACACGAGTCCCTTGTCTTCCTCACCTCCTACAGGGCCATAGTGGCCGACAGGTAATGCAGGTAAAGGCTTATACTTGTCTGTGAGAAGCCATGTGTGCTCCAGTCAGCTCCTGAGCCAGTCACTCTGCACACACTGTGGACTGGTCGACTGGTAGCCTCGACCCCGGGACACACTCCTCGTCTCCATACTCAGTGTATCCATGAATGGTAAATATTCCTAATCAAAAatcacatagagagagagaggggtagctAATATAATTTACACAATAATATATCAAATATCTAAACATTCTACCTCATCaaaatatgcccgaaacgctttgcttaatagtggctttaggcactgtatgtactagctctatctataaatctatcaatttttgtaaaacctcttgtatgtatgtaccttacctgaataaacatttatttatttatttatttatttatggaaaTTCTACATCAGTTTGCCATGCAGTGTTCCCCCATTTTCTGTGAGGTTGCTGAAGGTGGCTGTGGGTCACGCTGGAGGGCCTCCTGCCGGGGACCTCAGCGGTGACCTCAGCGGTGACCTCAGCGGTGACCTTAATGTAgaagaacaaatctacaagggccgtgatgagggttcgaacctacgtccgggagaatcccagacgcgccttaattgactgagctacgacatggtaaaaagaatcgcaaccgggagttcaacttgacctaccacggatcctgcagtctctccgagacagtcTGTTAATTTAAAATTAACGTGCCATGACTGATGCAgcgctctccttccctctccatgTTTGACCTGCACACACATTGCTCTCGCCGCTGTAACGAGGCTATAAAGCAGGGACAACCAAAAACAAATCTTTGATTTCAAAGACAAGAAAGTGGTTATTCAAatcaaaaatcaaatcaaatgtttatttaggtaaggtatatacatacaagagattttacaaagagtgatggatttatagatagggctagtacatacaatgcctaaagccactattacgcaaagcgtttcgggcatgaaaaacttaaatgactaaagcttaatactaattgagcataaagagtaaaatgaaaacatggaatgaaaacatagaaacATGAAACATGAAAACATTCAGCCTTACatatctctggtgcgcccc
The window above is part of the Procambarus clarkii isolate CNS0578487 chromosome 67, FALCON_Pclarkii_2.0, whole genome shotgun sequence genome. Proteins encoded here:
- the LOC123767600 gene encoding uncharacterized protein, which translates into the protein MLDTDPRDIIMAPEVVEDGGGNGVAVPLLQVDNEGQEEYFTSYEDAEIHRLMVSDSPRTKAYADAITTNKHLFSGKIVMDVGAGTGILSLFMAAAGAKKVYAVEASGIGKVIQKVAEDNGFGDVIKVYNGKVEDLSLPENEKVDVIVSEWMGFYLLHESMLNSVIWARDNFLADDGTVFPSEARIYACPCSLMSLYNEQIMFWDSVYGFNMSAVKKYALKSKITKPEVCHIPESDLLAEPVCVKKFNLRWVSEQEVKLFTETTFVAITKPGSYQGLCLWFECDFDGIDYDEDGKGFGTLTTLSTSPFSPATHWKQTVVVLGYGAEQTDQRMELTCLEDIDCNEDLNSGTEKTANSSDCDSKEKHNTAADTQQESDSTEAENGGRTQNMSDETSDEISQSSLDNQVEKDEIVGWKLTLAQSDSNVRHYTMTVEMLDPETEEHPVPCQCPMPRCVIISKMIEKEEMGNDDIDCT